The following coding sequences are from one Pararge aegeria chromosome 13, ilParAegt1.1, whole genome shotgun sequence window:
- the LOC120628922 gene encoding putative inorganic phosphate cotransporter gives MDVEFIRHNFEDSYNGVLTKTKFKLGVRHLQMVYMFVCSLVLGMLRGSNGVGVLAIADYTRKNDTYVPIHNWDMRIQGTVLSSFLFGYALILVPAELYLKQMADKLILTAVLLINGGLAAAMPTIVNKGGWIAVCNAQFLMGMTQACLTPVNQKLISNWLPPGEREVFGFIIQGAILIGTIISLPISGLLTESRLSWELIFYSQAMMTLSMAVIWSLLTGSSPERHQAMGDTEKEFIRETLAGYHQKKLQKPWCRILQTKQFWALALAHSAANVLFVFFLFEIPVFLHSMHLSIRRCSWQAALPLVAMWVVHIMTAPAVELFYRFGHINFLFDVKYFRKIINGLGTFGIIIGLTILPNLVSNWNHLGVIVLIGTLGLVGLQFSGFLENHKDMTQNYQGTLLLMSSVVASTLGALVPLVSGLVIGDDVFNLNRWRIMFMSLAGFYIGCNIVYSAFASSERQEWDGTLKQKFGYSNDVTNMELEELSQSKVNNRCLEEDTVV, from the exons ATGGACGTGGAGTTTATAAGACATAATTTTGAGGATAGTTATAATGGAGTACTCACGAAAAcaa AATTCAAGCTTGGTGTGCGGCACCTGCAAATGGTCTACATGTTTGTTTGCTCTCTTGTACTGGGAATGCTGCGTGGCAGCAATGGCGTCGGCGTGCTCGCCATCGCTGACTATACACGCAAAAATGACACTTACGTGCCG ATCCATAACTGGGATATGCGGATCCAAGGAACTGTTTTATCATCGTTTCTATTTGGATATGCCCTGATCCTGGTGCCAGCAGAGTTATATCTGAAGCAAATGGCGGACAAGTTGATATTAACTGCTGTTCTCCTAATTAACGGTGGTCTTGCTGCTGCCATGCCAACGATAGTCAATAAG ggTGGCTGGATCGCCGTCTGCAATGCGCAGTTTCTGATGGGAATGACTCAAGCTTGCCTGACTCCTGTCAACCAGAAGCTAATATCCAACTGGCTTCCACCAGGAGAAAGAGAAGTCTTCGGTTTTATTATTCAAGGAG CAATACTAATAGGTACGATTATATCCTTGCCAATATCCGGTCTATTAACCGAATCCCGTTTATCCTGGGAGCTGATATTCTACTCGCAAGCCATGATGACGCTGTCAATGGCAGTGATATGGAGTCTTCTGACAGGCAGCTCACCTGAACGGCATCAGGCCATGGGAGATACTGAAAAAGAGTTTATAAGGGAAACTCTTGCGGGATATCACCAA AAAAAGCTTCAAAAGCCTTGGTGTCGAATTCTGCAGACGAAGCAATTTTGGGCGTTAGCGCTCGCTCATTCGGCTGCTAATGTTCTCTTCGTGTTCTTCTTGTTTGAAATACCAGTGTTCCTGCATTCTATGCATCTATCTATTAGACGT TGCAGCTGGCAAGCAGCGCTACCCTTAGTTGCAATGTGGGTGGTTCACATAATGACTGCTCCCGCTGTTGAACTGTTCTACAGATTTGGTCACATTAATTTCTTGTTTGACGTCAAATATTTCAGAAAAATCATAAATGgcttag GAACTTTCGGGATAATAATAGGATTAACGATTTTACCCAATTTAGTTTCAAACTGGAATCACTTAGGGGTTATCGTTTTAATTGGAACATTGGGTCTAGTCGGATTACAATTTTCTGGATTCCTT GAAAACCATAAGGACATGACACAAAACTATCAAGGGACATTGCTGTTGATGAGCAGCGTGGTCGCCAGCACGCTGGGAGCTTTAGTTCCGCTGGTATCTGGACTGGTGATAGGCGATGATGTT TTCAATCTCAACCGCTGGAGGATAATGTTTATGTCACTGGCGGGCTTCTACATCGGATGTAACATCGTTTACTCCGCCTTCGCAAGCAGCGAGCGACAAGAGTGGGACGGGACTCTCAAGCAGAAGTTTGGATATAGTAATG ATGTCACTAACATGGAACTAGAAGAGCTAAGCCAATCTAAAGTTAACAATCGATGTTTAGAAGAAGATACTGTAGTATAA